In Archangium violaceum, the following are encoded in one genomic region:
- a CDS encoding NAD(P)-dependent oxidoreductase → MKVIVFGATGGTGRATVRELLEGGHEVTAFSRHADQLGLSSARLHLVSGDALRPEDVERAVSGQNAVVVALGVNDNPLKVRLLHRSRTPTHVCSGGTRNIIQAMHHQGVRKLVVVSAYGVGETRDKLPWFFKLFYRLLLKEQIVDKERQEQLVRNSDLDWIIVQPVGLTNELPRDDVLASPTGQVRHRTVSRRDVGRFLASLVPGNDFLHRSVALSG, encoded by the coding sequence ATGAAGGTCATCGTCTTCGGTGCGACAGGTGGAACGGGCCGGGCCACGGTGCGCGAGCTCCTGGAGGGCGGCCACGAGGTGACGGCGTTCTCGCGGCATGCCGACCAGCTCGGTCTCTCGTCAGCGCGGTTGCACCTCGTCTCGGGAGACGCGCTGCGCCCCGAGGACGTGGAGCGCGCGGTGTCCGGGCAGAACGCGGTGGTGGTGGCACTCGGGGTGAACGACAACCCGCTGAAGGTGCGGTTGCTCCACCGCTCGCGCACGCCCACTCATGTCTGTTCCGGCGGCACCCGCAACATCATCCAGGCGATGCACCATCAAGGGGTGCGCAAGCTCGTCGTGGTGTCTGCCTACGGAGTGGGGGAGACACGCGACAAGCTGCCCTGGTTCTTCAAGCTGTTCTACCGGCTGCTGCTCAAGGAGCAGATCGTCGACAAGGAGCGCCAGGAGCAGCTCGTGCGCAACAGCGACCTGGATTGGATCATCGTCCAGCCGGTGGGGCTCACCAACGAGCTGCCTCGGGATGACGTGCTGGCTTCTCCCACGGGCCAGGTGCGGCACCGCACTGTTTCCCGCCGCGACGTGGGCCGCTTCCTGGCGTCGCTGGTCCCGGGGAACGACTTCCTCCACCGGTCGGTCGCGCTGTCGGGCTGA
- a CDS encoding DUF2845 domain-containing protein: protein MRVLLATLTLSFLLLPARGDAATLRCGSNLVADGASKTDVLLKCGEPSAKESRTESDAVKQRQGEKNDSTTTERVVQKTIEEWTYNFGSNRLIQVAVFENGKLVDVRSGGYGR from the coding sequence ATGCGAGTCCTGCTAGCGACCCTGACCCTCTCGTTCCTCCTCCTGCCCGCCCGCGGTGACGCGGCCACGCTGCGCTGCGGCAGCAACCTCGTCGCGGACGGTGCCTCCAAGACCGACGTCCTCTTGAAGTGCGGGGAGCCGTCGGCGAAGGAGAGTCGCACCGAGTCAGACGCCGTGAAACAGCGGCAGGGCGAGAAGAACGACTCCACCACCACCGAGCGGGTCGTCCAGAAGACCATCGAGGAGTGGACGTACAACTTCGGCTCCAACCGGCTGATCCAGGTGGCGGTGTTCGAGAACGGCAAGCTCGTCGACGTGCGGAGCGGCGGCTACGGGCGGTAG
- a CDS encoding pectin acetylesterase-family hydrolase — protein MKSYVLMGLLAATAAPGAARAEVLVSGIVDVLVDGGNNYTWEKVTLPGTKCGNGSQYKFFVHRSGTGSKNLLFFFEGGGACWDYDTCSGRAGVLGASNPNGLTDDYMTQFTAKYVSPIVNGADPGLPFRSRKDIATKDWNIVYMPYCTGDVHVGNNTVTYTDTTGQQPPLTWYHSGYTNSIAAINYAKQQFPSVEKLLVTGFSAGGTATSAGYYFVRRGINPARGYFLNDSGPIYLAPNVNDRSRPLHDKIRQSWSLDSVFSQLPASFDRNNMGTINRMLAMEFPNDQLAYTAYSRDYNYSRFSYERFYTPNDKETVLSYWKQDQDKLVAELNLYNNYSYFIPHERAINASHCSTIITFVGAHACQKMEKKYWYEYASEPWQSYKCRSEFVPMDVFLQRFINENQRIRIYEPANGYNAEDPGMGILAPLINGALEG, from the coding sequence ATGAAAAGCTACGTATTGATGGGTCTTCTGGCCGCGACGGCGGCACCGGGCGCGGCTCGCGCCGAGGTGCTGGTCTCCGGCATCGTCGATGTGCTCGTGGACGGCGGCAACAACTACACCTGGGAGAAGGTGACGTTGCCGGGAACGAAGTGTGGCAATGGCTCGCAGTACAAGTTCTTCGTCCATCGGAGCGGGACGGGCTCGAAGAACCTGCTGTTCTTCTTCGAGGGTGGCGGTGCGTGCTGGGACTACGACACCTGTAGCGGGCGCGCGGGCGTCCTGGGTGCCTCCAATCCCAATGGCCTCACCGACGACTACATGACGCAGTTCACGGCGAAGTACGTGTCGCCGATCGTGAACGGCGCCGATCCGGGACTTCCCTTCCGCAGCCGCAAGGACATCGCGACGAAGGACTGGAACATCGTCTACATGCCGTACTGCACGGGCGACGTGCACGTGGGCAACAACACCGTCACCTATACGGACACGACGGGGCAGCAGCCGCCGCTCACCTGGTACCACTCCGGCTATACCAATTCGATCGCGGCCATCAACTACGCCAAGCAGCAGTTCCCCAGCGTGGAGAAGCTGCTGGTCACCGGCTTCAGCGCTGGCGGTACCGCCACCTCGGCCGGGTACTACTTCGTGCGCCGCGGCATCAACCCGGCGCGCGGCTATTTCCTGAACGACTCGGGCCCCATCTACCTGGCGCCCAACGTCAATGATCGCTCGCGCCCGCTGCACGACAAGATCCGCCAGTCGTGGTCGCTCGACTCGGTGTTCAGCCAGCTGCCCGCCTCGTTCGACCGCAACAACATGGGCACCATCAACCGCATGCTGGCGATGGAGTTCCCCAACGACCAGCTGGCCTACACGGCCTACTCGCGCGACTACAACTACTCGCGCTTCTCCTACGAGCGCTTCTACACGCCCAATGACAAGGAGACGGTCCTCAGCTACTGGAAGCAGGATCAGGACAAGCTGGTCGCCGAGCTGAACCTCTACAACAACTACAGCTACTTCATCCCGCACGAGCGGGCGATCAACGCCAGCCACTGCAGCACCATCATCACCTTCGTTGGCGCGCACGCCTGCCAGAAGATGGAGAAGAAGTACTGGTACGAGTACGCCTCGGAGCCGTGGCAGAGCTACAAGTGCCGCAGCGAGTTCGTGCCGATGGACGTCTTCCTGCAGCGCTTCATCAACGAGAACCAGCGCATCCGCATCTACGAGCCGGCCAACGGCTACAACGCCGAGGATCCCGGCATGGGCATCCTCGCGCCGCTCATCAATGGCGCGCTCGAGGGCTGA
- a CDS encoding L-serine ammonia-lyase: MSLSVLDMFTIGIGPSSSHTVGPMRAARQFVEALAGTGGLTSVQSVKVELFGSLGHTGKGHGSDVAVILGLEGERPEEVDCDAVPARISGVSETAKLKLLGQHTVKFRPSEDIVFHKRQSLPHHPNGMRFTAVLAGKGEPFSRAYYSVGGGFVVNDDGTPTQAVGGGDQRIPYPFKTGAELLTLCQQHGLSISTLMLENEKALRPEATVRAGLLRIWEVMQACVKRGCEREGILPGGLKVKRRAAGIYRKLRGDTRGASDPLVAMDWVNLYALAVNEENAAGGRVVTAPTNGAAGIVPAVLHYYRRFVPNADDEGAIRFLLTAGAIGMLYKLNASISGAEVGCQGEVGVACSMAAAALAEVMGGTPEQVENAAEIGMEHNLGLTCDPIGGLVQVPCIERNAMGSIKAINAARLALQGDGKHKVSLDKVIATMRQTGADMMTKYKETARGGLAVNIIEC; the protein is encoded by the coding sequence GTGTCACTGAGTGTCCTGGACATGTTCACCATTGGTATCGGGCCTTCGAGCTCGCATACCGTGGGACCGATGCGCGCGGCGCGGCAGTTCGTGGAGGCCCTCGCGGGCACGGGAGGGCTCACCTCCGTGCAGTCCGTGAAGGTGGAGCTCTTCGGCTCACTGGGGCACACCGGCAAGGGGCACGGCAGTGACGTCGCGGTCATCCTCGGGCTGGAGGGCGAGCGCCCCGAGGAGGTGGATTGCGACGCCGTGCCCGCCCGCATCTCCGGGGTGAGCGAGACGGCGAAGCTGAAGCTGCTCGGCCAGCACACCGTGAAGTTCCGGCCCTCCGAGGACATCGTCTTCCACAAGCGGCAGAGCCTGCCGCACCACCCCAACGGCATGCGCTTCACCGCCGTCCTGGCGGGGAAGGGCGAGCCCTTCAGCCGCGCCTACTACTCGGTGGGCGGCGGCTTCGTGGTGAACGACGACGGCACCCCGACCCAGGCGGTGGGCGGAGGCGACCAGCGCATCCCCTACCCGTTCAAGACGGGCGCGGAGCTGCTGACGCTCTGCCAGCAGCACGGGTTGAGCATCAGCACGCTGATGCTGGAGAACGAGAAGGCGCTGCGGCCGGAGGCCACCGTGCGGGCGGGCCTGCTGCGCATCTGGGAGGTCATGCAGGCGTGCGTGAAGCGCGGCTGCGAGCGCGAGGGCATCCTCCCGGGCGGCCTCAAGGTGAAGCGGCGCGCGGCGGGCATCTACCGCAAGCTCCGGGGAGACACGCGGGGCGCGTCGGATCCGCTGGTGGCGATGGACTGGGTGAACCTCTACGCGCTGGCGGTCAACGAGGAGAACGCGGCCGGCGGGCGCGTGGTGACGGCGCCCACCAACGGCGCGGCCGGCATCGTGCCCGCGGTGCTCCACTACTACCGGCGCTTCGTGCCCAACGCGGACGACGAGGGCGCCATCCGGTTCCTGCTCACCGCGGGCGCCATCGGCATGCTCTACAAGCTCAACGCCTCCATCTCCGGCGCCGAGGTGGGCTGCCAGGGCGAGGTGGGTGTCGCCTGTTCGATGGCGGCGGCGGCGCTCGCCGAGGTCATGGGCGGCACGCCGGAGCAGGTGGAGAACGCGGCGGAGATCGGCATGGAGCACAACCTGGGGCTCACGTGCGACCCCATCGGTGGGCTCGTGCAGGTGCCGTGCATCGAGCGCAACGCCATGGGCTCCATCAAGGCCATCAACGCCGCGCGGCTCGCGCTCCAGGGCGATGGCAAGCACAAGGTGTCGCTCGACAAGGTCATCGCGACGATGCGCCAGACGGGCGCGGACATGATGACCAAGTACAAGGAGACCGCGCGCGGCGGTCTCGCGGTCAACATCATCGAGTGCTGA